The following are encoded in a window of Deltaproteobacteria bacterium genomic DNA:
- the carB gene encoding carbamoyl-phosphate synthase large subunit, which yields MPKRTDIKSILIIGAGPIVIGQACEFDYSGTQACKALKEEGYKVILINSNPATIMTDPGLADRTYIEPITPEIVEKIIEKERPDALLPTMGGQTALNTAVILAESGILEKYGVELIGAKLHAIKKAEDRELFKEAMKMIGLNVPRSGYAKTLQDALSIVETMTCPVIIRPSFTLGGTGGGIAYNAEEFKEMVQFGLDASPYRELLIEESVIGWKEYELEVMRDTKDNVVIICSIENFDPMGVHTGDSITVAPAQTLTDKEYQIMRDAALKIIREIGVDTGGSNIQFSVNPVDGKMYVIEMNPRVSRSSALASKATGFPIAKIAAKLAVGYTLDEIPNDITKMTPACFEPTIDYVVTKIPRFTFEKFPQADATLTTQMKSVGEAMAIGRTFKESLQKAMRSLEIGSYGFESKKTEDRSQKIEENIEIIKEKLRIPNWERLWYIGDALRCGMSVDEIYALSKIDRWFLNNIRDIVEFEKEIVDCGLRIAELKNSELLWQAKELGFSDKRLAQLLNTSETEVRKIRKGYGIGPVYKTVDTCGAEFEAHTPYLYSTYERPYSRGQGSGVRGQFSPIPVSDCESNPTNRKKVVILGSGPNRIGQGIEFDYCCVHASFALKEEGIESIMVNCNPETVSTDYDTSDRLYFEPLTFEDVMAIIDKEKPFGVIVQFGGQTPLKLAKALKEAGVNILGTSSDSIDVAEDRFRFRELLNKLELRYPEGFDIRPNKKAFEIGIYAGIDGLAEQTHYPIIVRPSYVLGGRAMAIVYNQAELHEYLKKLIISSDKDLDIYADRFLNDAIEVDVDCVSDGADVVIGGIMEHIEEAGIHSGDSACSLPPYSLSLDVMEDIRRQAHALAKELKVIGLMNVQFAVKDNAVYILEVNPRASRTVPFVSKAIGRPLAKIAAKVMLGKTLKELGFTEEAAPEHISVKESVFPFIKFPGVDTILGPEMKSTGEVMGIDRDFGRAFAKAQIAAGAKLPLKGTVFISVKDDDKDAIIPAARKLESMGFKIIATSGTAQHLKAKGVNAEFVYKVVEGRPHIVDKIKSGEIAMVINTSFGIKAVKDSYSIRRSALVYSVPYFTTVSGAKAAAHGIGALITEGLGVTSIQEYHEAGTRG from the coding sequence TTGCCTAAACGAACTGACATAAAAAGCATCTTAATCATTGGCGCCGGGCCTATTGTCATAGGACAGGCTTGCGAGTTTGATTATTCAGGCACACAGGCGTGCAAGGCGCTGAAGGAAGAAGGGTATAAGGTAATACTTATAAACTCAAACCCGGCAACAATAATGACAGATCCGGGGCTGGCAGACAGAACCTACATTGAACCGATTACGCCTGAGATAGTTGAGAAGATAATTGAAAAGGAAAGACCGGATGCGTTGCTGCCAACTATGGGCGGCCAGACAGCGCTTAATACTGCCGTTATTCTTGCAGAGTCCGGTATCCTTGAAAAATATGGTGTTGAACTCATAGGCGCAAAGCTCCATGCAATTAAAAAGGCGGAGGACAGGGAACTATTTAAGGAGGCAATGAAGATGATTGGCCTTAATGTGCCGAGGAGCGGTTATGCAAAGACATTACAGGATGCATTGAGCATAGTAGAGACGATGACTTGTCCTGTCATCATAAGACCATCGTTTACCCTCGGCGGCACTGGCGGCGGCATTGCATATAATGCTGAGGAGTTTAAGGAAATGGTTCAGTTTGGTCTTGATGCAAGCCCTTACCGTGAACTTCTGATTGAAGAATCGGTGATCGGCTGGAAGGAATATGAGCTTGAGGTAATGAGGGATACGAAAGACAATGTGGTGATTATTTGCTCCATTGAAAATTTTGATCCTATGGGCGTGCACACAGGGGATTCCATCACAGTTGCGCCTGCCCAAACACTGACGGACAAAGAATATCAGATAATGAGGGATGCTGCTTTAAAGATTATAAGGGAGATAGGTGTTGATACAGGCGGCTCCAATATACAGTTTTCAGTGAACCCTGTTGACGGCAAGATGTATGTGATAGAGATGAACCCCAGGGTCTCCCGCTCATCCGCGCTTGCGAGCAAGGCAACAGGTTTTCCCATCGCAAAGATTGCGGCAAAATTGGCAGTCGGCTACACACTTGATGAAATTCCAAATGACATAACCAAGATGACACCTGCATGTTTTGAGCCCACCATAGATTATGTGGTTACAAAGATTCCAAGATTTACATTTGAAAAATTCCCGCAGGCAGACGCAACTCTTACAACGCAGATGAAGTCAGTTGGCGAGGCTATGGCCATAGGGAGGACATTTAAAGAATCCCTGCAAAAGGCCATGAGGTCGCTTGAGATAGGGAGTTATGGGTTTGAATCCAAGAAGACAGAGGACAGAAGCCAGAAGATAGAAGAAAACATAGAAATAATTAAGGAGAAACTGAGGATACCAAACTGGGAGAGGCTCTGGTATATAGGGGACGCCTTAAGATGCGGTATGTCCGTTGATGAGATATATGCCCTGTCAAAGATTGACAGATGGTTTTTGAATAATATAAGGGATATTGTGGAATTTGAAAAAGAGATTGTGGATTGCGGATTGCGGATTGCGGAATTGAAAAACTCCGAACTTTTATGGCAGGCAAAGGAACTTGGGTTTTCCGATAAACGGCTCGCTCAACTTTTAAATACCAGCGAGACCGAAGTAAGGAAGATAAGAAAAGGATATGGCATTGGACCTGTTTACAAGACAGTTGATACATGCGGCGCAGAATTTGAGGCGCACACGCCGTATCTGTATTCAACATATGAAAGACCATATTCCAGGGGTCAGGGGTCGGGGGTCAGGGGTCAGTTTTCCCCGATCCCTGTGTCAGACTGCGAATCCAATCCCACCAACCGCAAAAAGGTCGTTATCCTCGGCAGCGGCCCGAACCGAATCGGGCAGGGGATTGAATTTGATTATTGCTGTGTCCATGCGTCATTTGCGCTCAAGGAAGAGGGGATTGAGAGCATAATGGTGAACTGCAATCCTGAGACGGTTTCAACTGATTACGATACATCTGACAGACTGTATTTTGAGCCTCTCACCTTTGAGGATGTCATGGCCATAATTGATAAGGAAAAGCCTTTTGGCGTTATTGTGCAGTTTGGCGGCCAGACGCCGCTGAAATTGGCAAAAGCATTGAAAGAAGCTGGAGTAAACATTCTTGGAACATCTTCTGACAGCATTGATGTTGCAGAAGATAGATTTAGATTTCGTGAGCTATTGAATAAGTTGGAGCTTCGTTATCCTGAAGGTTTTGACATCAGACCAAATAAAAAAGCATTTGAGATTGGTATATATGCTGGAATTGATGGACTCGCCGAACAAACTCACTATCCAATTATTGTTAGACCATCTTATGTGTTAGGTGGTAGGGCTATGGCAATTGTTTATAATCAAGCTGAATTACATGAATATCTGAAGAAATTGATTATTTCTTCAGACAAAGACTTGGATATATATGCAGATCGTTTTTTGAACGATGCTATTGAGGTTGATGTTGACTGTGTAAGCGACGGCGCTGATGTTGTTATCGGCGGCATCATGGAGCATATTGAAGAGGCAGGCATCCATTCCGGCGACTCGGCATGTTCGCTTCCCCCGTATTCCTTAAGCCTGGATGTAATGGAAGATATTAGAAGGCAGGCACATGCGCTTGCAAAGGAGCTAAAGGTAATAGGGCTTATGAATGTCCAGTTCGCAGTAAAGGATAATGCGGTTTATATACTTGAGGTGAATCCAAGGGCATCCAGGACTGTTCCGTTTGTAAGTAAGGCAATAGGAAGGCCGCTCGCAAAGATAGCTGCAAAGGTTATGCTTGGCAAGACGCTTAAAGAACTGGGTTTTACAGAAGAGGCTGCGCCAGAACATATATCGGTAAAAGAATCGGTATTCCCGTTTATAAAATTTCCAGGAGTTGATACCATACTTGGCCCTGAGATGAAATCAACAGGCGAGGTCATGGGGATAGACAGAGATTTTGGGAGAGCATTTGCAAAGGCCCAGATTGCGGCAGGGGCAAAACTCCCTTTAAAAGGCACAGTATTTATCAGTGTTAAAGACGATGACAAAGACGCGATTATACCTGCTGCAAGGAAATTAGAGTCTATGGGTTTTAAAATCATAGCGACAAGCGGGACTGCCCAGCATCTGAAAGCAAAAGGGGTTAATGCAGAATTTGTGTATAAGGTCGTAGAGGGCAGGCCTCATATAGTTGATAAGATAAAAAGCGGAGAGATTGCTATGGTCATCAACACATCATTCGGGATAAAGGCGGTTAAGGATTCGTATTCCATAAGAAGGTCTGCGCTCGTATACAGCGTTCCGTATTTTACCACCGTATCAGGAGCAAAGGCAGCAGCTCACGGAATAGGCGCGTTGATAACAGAAGGGCTTGGTGTAACGTCGATACAGGAATATCATGAAGCAGGGACAAGGGGTTAA
- a CDS encoding DUF6516 family protein, whose product MFYKTIEEFSDIVASFSVLEHKRYGSGMSFAAKIRFVNESVLHIRDYLFLDGRRKYSYHWQDVEGNLISRWDNSHHHKEVPTYPHHRHISGEITESHEWNIREILKVVSDRISAGKKKNDS is encoded by the coding sequence ATGTTTTATAAGACAATAGAGGAGTTTTCAGATATCGTCGCCAGTTTCTCTGTCTTGGAACACAAGAGATACGGTTCCGGCATGTCATTTGCGGCGAAGATTCGGTTTGTAAACGAATCTGTTCTGCATATCAGAGACTATCTCTTTTTGGACGGCAGAAGAAAATATTCTTATCACTGGCAGGATGTTGAAGGCAATCTGATATCAAGATGGGATAATTCTCATCACCACAAGGAAGTCCCGACTTATCCGCACCACAGGCATATTTCCGGCGAAATAACGGAATCGCATGAATGGAACATCAGGGAGATATTAAAGGTGGTAAGCGATAGGATTTCGGCGGGCAAAAAGAAAAATGACTCGTAA
- a CDS encoding Fic family protein — protein MAKTLNVFNKVNSLRERYYKASIGKDALIKLIAETEVAEQVYNSNAIENSTLTLEETEKILLQIDLDRFITEREIFEAKNLAQVVSYIDKRANERELILEVILLLHKMLISNIRDDIAGRFRNNNEYVRVGNHIAPNPKEITDRLEKMLAEYNATSHKNIIKRIAKLHLTFEYVHPFVDGNGRIGRVINNYLLIREGFVPINIKFIDRKKYYEEFKEFDEKGKTAIMEEIVGKALTNSYHKRLTYLEGKKIITLAGYAKNNKLSHSNLINKANRQTIEAFLEKGVWKIGVE, from the coding sequence ATGGCAAAAACACTTAATGTTTTTAATAAGGTAAATTCTCTTCGCGAGAGATACTATAAAGCGTCCATAGGCAAAGATGCTCTTATTAAACTCATTGCCGAAACTGAAGTTGCTGAACAGGTATATAACTCAAATGCTATAGAGAACAGCACGCTTACCCTTGAAGAAACTGAAAAGATACTTCTTCAAATTGATTTGGATAGATTTATCACCGAACGAGAAATCTTTGAAGCAAAGAACCTTGCGCAAGTTGTATCATACATAGATAAAAGGGCTAATGAACGAGAACTTATTCTTGAGGTAATTTTATTACTTCACAAGATGTTGATTTCAAATATCCGTGACGATATTGCCGGAAGGTTCAGAAATAATAATGAATATGTTCGTGTCGGGAATCATATTGCGCCCAATCCGAAAGAGATAACGGATCGTCTTGAAAAAATGCTGGCAGAGTATAATGCCACAAGTCATAAAAATATCATCAAGCGTATAGCAAAATTACACCTTACTTTTGAGTATGTTCATCCTTTTGTTGACGGTAACGGTCGTATTGGACGTGTCATTAATAATTATTTGTTGATACGGGAAGGATTTGTTCCGATAAATATAAAATTTATTGATAGGAAAAAATATTACGAAGAATTTAAAGAATTTGATGAAAAAGGCAAGACCGCCATCATGGAAGAAATAGTGGGAAAAGCGCTTACGAATAGTTATCATAAACGATTGACGTATTTGGAAGGTAAAAAAATCATTACCCTTGCCGGCTATGCAAAGAACAATAAACTTTCACATTCGAATCTTATAAATAAAGCCAATAGACAAACCATTGAGGCTTTTTTAGAAAAGGGTGTTTGGAAAATCGGTGTTGAGTAG
- the glgP gene encoding alpha-glucan family phosphorylase, whose product MNQQRSIAYFSMEIGIDNSMPTYSGGLGILAGDTIRSGADLKVPMVAITLIYRKGYFRQRIDENGWQHEEPVGRFVEEFLEEIPQRVSIFLEGRKVKLRAWRYTVQGISGFTAPVYFLDANLPENTEWDRRLTDHLYGGDEYYRLCQEVILGIGGVKMLRALGYDNISRFHMNEGHAAFLTLELLREERERKGVSESQVEAVRGKCIFTTHTPVLAGHDKFPLDILRRVLGIPEILSSIESLAVYEGLFNMTYLALNMSSYVNGVAKKHGEVSRLMFAGYEIDAITNGVHAATWVSEPFQELFNLFIPEWKEDNFSLRAALGIPVEDIMKAHTESKRNLFDYVKNETGVDMDENILTIGFARRSASYKRGAILFEDMGRLEKIALNAGPLQFIYSGKAHPRDQGGKEIIKRIFDAAKSLQDKIKIVYLQDYNMDLAKKVVAGVDVWLNTPQPPMEASGTSGMKAAMNGVPSLSVLDGWWVEGHIEGITGWAMGESDHAKDAASLYEKLENIVIPTFYHNRNYFIEIMRYSIALNGSFFNTHRMMQEYVLKAYF is encoded by the coding sequence ATGAACCAGCAGAGAAGTATTGCCTACTTTTCCATGGAAATTGGGATTGATAACAGTATGCCCACTTACAGCGGCGGGCTTGGCATTCTTGCAGGAGACACTATAAGGTCAGGGGCTGATCTGAAAGTGCCTATGGTGGCAATTACACTAATATACAGGAAGGGTTATTTCAGGCAGAGGATTGATGAAAACGGGTGGCAGCATGAAGAGCCTGTTGGCAGGTTTGTTGAGGAATTTCTTGAAGAGATACCGCAAAGGGTGAGTATTTTTCTTGAAGGGAGAAAGGTAAAACTTCGGGCATGGAGGTATACTGTGCAGGGTATATCCGGTTTCACTGCGCCGGTATATTTTCTTGATGCCAACCTGCCTGAAAACACTGAATGGGATAGAAGGCTTACTGACCATCTTTACGGCGGCGATGAGTATTATCGTCTGTGCCAGGAGGTTATTCTTGGCATAGGCGGTGTCAAGATGCTTCGTGCCCTTGGTTATGACAATATATCGCGGTTTCACATGAATGAAGGGCATGCAGCGTTTCTCACCCTTGAGCTCCTTAGGGAAGAAAGGGAGAGGAAAGGAGTTTCTGAATCACAGGTTGAGGCGGTGCGGGGGAAATGCATATTTACCACCCATACACCGGTACTTGCAGGACATGACAAGTTTCCTCTGGACATCTTACGACGTGTTTTAGGAATTCCTGAAATACTTTCTTCCATTGAATCTCTTGCCGTTTATGAAGGGCTTTTCAATATGACCTATCTTGCTCTCAACATGAGCAGTTATGTAAATGGTGTTGCTAAAAAACATGGTGAAGTTTCAAGGCTTATGTTTGCCGGATATGAGATTGATGCCATCACTAATGGCGTTCACGCAGCCACATGGGTTTCAGAGCCATTCCAGGAACTATTTAACCTCTTTATACCTGAATGGAAAGAAGATAATTTTAGTCTTCGTGCAGCCCTTGGCATTCCAGTAGAGGATATCATGAAGGCACATACAGAATCTAAAAGAAACCTCTTTGATTATGTGAAGAATGAAACAGGTGTAGATATGGACGAAAATATTCTTACTATAGGTTTTGCCCGCCGTTCCGCGAGCTATAAGAGAGGAGCAATCCTTTTTGAAGACATGGGGAGATTGGAAAAAATCGCTCTGAATGCGGGGCCGCTTCAGTTCATTTATTCTGGTAAAGCCCACCCGCGAGATCAAGGCGGCAAGGAGATTATCAAGCGAATATTTGATGCCGCAAAGTCTTTGCAAGATAAGATAAAGATAGTTTATCTTCAGGATTACAATATGGACCTTGCAAAGAAGGTTGTTGCCGGAGTTGATGTGTGGCTTAATACGCCTCAGCCTCCAATGGAAGCATCGGGCACGAGCGGTATGAAGGCGGCAATGAACGGCGTACCAAGTCTGAGCGTGCTTGATGGATGGTGGGTTGAAGGGCATATAGAGGGAATAACAGGCTGGGCAATGGGAGAATCGGACCATGCTAAGGATGCCGCATCCCTGTACGAAAAACTGGAAAACATTGTTATCCCCACTTTCTATCATAATCGTAATTATTTTATTGAAATTATGCGTTACTCTATTGCCCTTAACGGCTCCTTTTTCAATACTCATCGTATGATGCAGGAGTATGTGTTGAAGGCATATTTTTGA
- the carA gene encoding glutamine-hydrolyzing carbamoyl-phosphate synthase small subunit, translating to MTLSKKKAILALADGTIFEGYSFGAEGEAIGEVVFNTSMYGYQEVLTDPSYKGQMVAMTYTQIGNYGVDEEDIESNRLWLEGFIVRESCNYPSNWRAKETIDSYLKKNNVVGIQGIDTRALTKHLRDNGAMNGVISTLDLDAASLVKKAKTFPQMTGLDLVKEVTCKEPYKWEQGLWDLEGGYASRTTHHASRHKVVVYDFGIKFNILRNLINVGYEVTIVPAFTPAEEVLKMNPDGILLSNGPGDPDAVSYVIESTRKLIGKKPIFGICLGHQILGLALGGKTYKLKFGHHGGNQPVMDLTTKKVEITAQNHGFAVDVDSLKGIAELTHINLNDKTVEGFAHTKLPIFSVQYHPEASPGPHDSSYLFKRFTDMMDGK from the coding sequence ATGACATTATCTAAGAAAAAAGCAATCCTTGCACTTGCGGATGGCACTATATTTGAGGGCTATTCCTTTGGCGCAGAAGGGGAGGCGATAGGCGAGGTGGTTTTCAACACCTCCATGTACGGGTATCAGGAGGTTCTTACTGATCCGTCTTACAAAGGGCAGATGGTTGCCATGACCTATACGCAGATAGGGAATTACGGGGTGGATGAAGAGGATATAGAGTCAAACAGACTCTGGCTTGAGGGTTTTATTGTAAGGGAATCTTGTAATTATCCGAGCAACTGGCGCGCAAAAGAAACAATAGACAGTTACCTCAAAAAAAATAATGTGGTTGGCATACAGGGCATAGATACAAGGGCGCTTACAAAACATCTGCGGGATAACGGCGCAATGAACGGCGTTATATCAACTCTGGATTTAGACGCTGCAAGCCTTGTTAAAAAGGCAAAGACGTTTCCTCAAATGACAGGCCTTGACCTTGTAAAGGAAGTAACATGCAAAGAGCCGTATAAATGGGAGCAGGGTCTCTGGGACTTAGAAGGAGGTTACGCATCACGCACCACACATCACGCATCACGGCATAAAGTAGTTGTCTATGATTTTGGCATTAAATTCAATATATTGCGAAATCTTATTAATGTTGGTTATGAAGTAACTATTGTGCCTGCGTTTACGCCTGCAGAAGAGGTTTTGAAGATGAATCCCGACGGCATACTCCTCTCAAACGGCCCTGGCGACCCTGATGCTGTCTCATACGTCATTGAGAGCACAAGGAAGCTTATCGGCAAAAAGCCAATATTCGGCATCTGCCTCGGTCATCAGATACTTGGGTTGGCTTTAGGTGGAAAGACTTATAAACTCAAATTCGGACATCACGGCGGAAACCAGCCTGTCATGGATTTGACTACCAAAAAGGTAGAGATTACTGCGCAGAACCACGGCTTTGCAGTTGATGTGGATTCACTAAAAGGCATAGCAGAGTTGACGCACATAAATCTGAATGATAAAACTGTTGAGGGATTTGCTCACACAAAGCTGCCGATTTTTTCCGTGCAGTATCATCCTGAGGCATCGCCGGGGCCGCATGATTCTTCGTATCTCTTTAAACGTTTTACAGACATGATGGATGGAAAGTGA
- a CDS encoding phosphoribosylaminoimidazolesuccinocarboxamide synthase, whose protein sequence is MKQLEKLYEGKAKILYATDSPDLLIQYFKDEATAFDGKKKGIIQEKGILNNKISSRLFQYLEDKGIPTHFVERPSDREMVVKKLEIIPIEVVVRNIVAGSLAKRMGVEEGMFLKKTILEFYYKSDPLGDPMINDYHIEAFGLARKFEVDILKEMAIEINGYLSNFFDERGIILVDFKLEFGRHKGQILLGDEITPDGCRLWDKETKEKMDKDRFRRDLGKTEEAYQEVCRKVLG, encoded by the coding sequence ATGAAACAGCTTGAAAAACTCTACGAGGGCAAGGCCAAGATCCTTTATGCTACGGACAGTCCTGATTTGCTGATACAATATTTTAAGGACGAGGCAACGGCCTTTGACGGAAAAAAGAAAGGGATTATTCAGGAAAAGGGGATATTGAATAACAAAATTTCTTCAAGGCTCTTTCAATATCTTGAGGATAAAGGCATACCTACCCATTTTGTAGAAAGGCCGTCTGACAGGGAGATGGTGGTAAAAAAACTGGAGATAATCCCGATAGAGGTTGTTGTGAGGAATATAGTTGCAGGAAGCCTTGCAAAGCGCATGGGCGTTGAAGAGGGTATGTTTCTTAAAAAAACCATCCTGGAATTTTATTACAAGAGCGACCCGCTCGGCGACCCCATGATAAACGATTATCATATAGAGGCATTTGGTCTTGCCCGGAAATTTGAGGTGGATATTTTAAAAGAGATGGCCATTGAGATAAACGGGTATCTCTCAAATTTTTTTGACGAGAGGGGAATAATCCTTGTGGATTTTAAGCTGGAGTTTGGCAGGCACAAGGGACAGATATTATTGGGCGACGAGATAACCCCTGACGGCTGCAGGCTGTGGGATAAAGAGACGAAAGAGAAGATGGACAAGGACAGATTCAGGCGCGACCTCGGAAAGACAGAAGAGGCATATCAGGAGGTTTGCAGAAAGGTGCTGGGGTAA
- a CDS encoding mechanosensitive ion channel produces MGININKNTELWLKEGLISLAILLGFWVFAKFARYFFARWVSVFTKHTETELDDKIVEAVKGPILYIILLFGFSLALDNLPLHAKLKSIGDGIVFVLGVAIALFMAYKVVNVILEWYTHNAQKKTESQLEKEFLPLIEKIVFIFIFITGLIIVLKHFNYDVLSLITALGVTSFAIGLAAKDTLANMISGFTLMIDRPFRVGDRVKLSTGDIGDVAEIGLRSTKIKTMDSNMLIVPNTELVNTKVINQCYPDKLMRGLIKVGIAYGSDVEKAKNIMLDAARENPLVVREPAPLALFLEFGDSSLNLQMFFWTPDCFQIGIALDQINTEIKKRFEKEDIEIPYPVRTVYLKNER; encoded by the coding sequence ATGGGAATCAATATAAATAAGAATACTGAACTATGGCTCAAGGAAGGGCTGATATCCCTTGCCATACTTTTGGGCTTCTGGGTGTTTGCAAAGTTTGCGAGATATTTCTTTGCCAGGTGGGTTTCGGTATTTACAAAGCATACTGAGACTGAGTTGGATGATAAGATAGTTGAGGCTGTAAAGGGGCCTATACTTTACATTATCCTATTATTTGGTTTCTCCCTTGCTTTAGACAATCTGCCGCTCCATGCAAAATTAAAATCAATAGGCGACGGCATAGTTTTTGTGCTGGGCGTGGCAATTGCTTTGTTTATGGCATACAAGGTAGTTAATGTCATCCTTGAATGGTATACCCACAATGCCCAAAAAAAGACTGAAAGCCAGCTTGAAAAAGAATTCCTGCCGTTAATAGAGAAGATTGTATTCATTTTCATATTTATCACAGGTTTGATAATTGTCCTCAAGCATTTCAATTACGATGTCCTGTCCCTTATTACAGCGCTGGGTGTTACATCCTTTGCCATTGGTCTTGCGGCAAAGGATACGCTTGCAAATATGATATCAGGATTTACCCTCATGATAGACAGGCCGTTCAGGGTGGGGGACAGGGTAAAGCTATCAACAGGCGATATCGGAGACGTGGCGGAGATAGGTTTGAGGAGCACAAAGATAAAGACCATGGACAGCAACATGCTGATAGTCCCTAACACAGAGCTTGTGAATACAAAGGTCATAAATCAGTGTTATCCGGATAAGTTAATGCGCGGCCTGATAAAGGTTGGGATTGCGTATGGAAGCGATGTGGAAAAGGCAAAGAATATAATGTTAGATGCGGCAAGGGAAAACCCCCTTGTTGTCAGGGAACCGGCCCCGCTGGCGCTCTTTCTGGAATTCGGCGATTCTTCTTTAAACCTACAGATGTTCTTCTGGACTCCGGACTGTTTTCAGATAGGCATAGCCCTTGACCAGATAAATACAGAGATAAAAAAGAGGTTTGAAAAAGAGGATATTGAGATACCGTATCCGGTGAGGACGGTATATTTGAAAAATGAGAGATGA
- a CDS encoding DnaJ domain-containing protein, giving the protein MQEKWGKLSDIGFPRLLHNIFAARDTASALDMEDRNIKKRFFFKTGVPVYGISNTLNEVLGRLMVRKEIITQGIYEKSLEIMLNGKKRQGEVLLSNGHITPHQLNDALNIQAKERLFSAFNWINGTYHYYTIEKLPKDLFFYPVHPAYAILHALKGGYYPADRMKAAIDENKEQLVLFSNKTVYALEDFQPTPAERRVLTLIDGKKKLGEILVEVETRLSISKEEIYPFIYTLLTTDILILKQVEKEKKPEGPSSEDSALIEELTGKYLQMKSLNSFEILGIAQDADNGSIKKAYFKMAKQYHPDKYHNNIQDVLAAASDIFTLINTAYTTLSDENARRTYEESLKSGGKQDIHQDAANIMNAELQFQKGKIALSRKDYKSAREAFEWTVKLNPDEGEYKTYLGWTIFNLSPKDAAEVKKAKELIQDGIAANPKQDRAYYFLGVIHRVNGKLEEAEAAFNKAVQKNPNLSEAQSELRLIQTRKQKEGKGFFKKIFE; this is encoded by the coding sequence ATGCAGGAAAAATGGGGAAAATTAAGCGATATTGGATTCCCAAGGCTTTTGCATAATATATTCGCAGCCAGGGACACAGCCAGCGCTCTTGATATGGAAGACAGAAATATCAAGAAGAGGTTTTTCTTTAAAACAGGCGTCCCTGTTTACGGCATTTCCAATACCCTTAACGAGGTACTTGGCAGATTGATGGTGCGAAAAGAGATAATTACACAGGGGATTTATGAAAAATCCCTGGAGATAATGCTAAATGGAAAAAAGAGGCAGGGAGAGGTGTTGTTATCCAACGGGCATATAACCCCGCATCAATTGAATGACGCATTAAACATACAGGCAAAGGAAAGACTATTCAGCGCATTCAACTGGATAAACGGGACATACCATTACTATACAATAGAAAAATTGCCAAAAGACCTGTTTTTTTATCCTGTCCATCCTGCCTATGCCATCCTCCATGCCTTAAAGGGCGGATATTATCCCGCTGACAGAATGAAGGCAGCGATAGATGAAAATAAGGAACAACTTGTTCTATTTTCAAATAAAACCGTATACGCATTGGAAGATTTTCAGCCCACTCCAGCAGAAAGAAGGGTTCTTACGCTGATAGACGGAAAGAAAAAATTAGGTGAAATATTAGTTGAAGTAGAAACGAGGCTCTCAATCTCAAAAGAAGAAATCTATCCGTTTATTTATACCCTGCTTACAACAGATATCCTTATCTTAAAACAGGTGGAAAAAGAAAAAAAACCGGAGGGGCCTTCTTCAGAAGACAGCGCCTTAATAGAGGAGCTTACCGGCAAATACCTTCAGATGAAATCCCTCAACTCATTTGAGATCCTCGGCATTGCTCAGGATGCAGATAACGGCAGTATAAAAAAGGCGTATTTTAAGATGGCAAAGCAGTATCATCCGGATAAATATCACAACAATATACAGGATGTACTGGCGGCTGCCTCGGATATATTTACCCTTATCAATACGGCATACACCACACTTTCGGATGAAAATGCCCGCAGAACCTATGAAGAATCCTTAAAGAGCGGCGGAAAGCAGGATATCCATCAGGATGCGGCGAATATTATGAATGCAGAACTTCAGTTTCAAAAAGGAAAAATCGCCCTGTCAAGAAAGGATTACAAGAGCGCCAGAGAGGCCTTTGAATGGACTGTCAAACTGAACCCTGATGAGGGAGAATACAAGACATATCTGGGCTGGACAATCTTTAATCTCTCACCAAAGGATGCGGCAGAGGTAAAAAAGGCAAAAGAACTCATACAGGATGGCATAGCGGCAAATCCGAAGCAGGACAGGGCATATTATTTCCTAGGCGTCATTCATAGAGTGAACGGCAAGTTGGAAGAGGCAGAGGCTGCCTTTAATAAGGCTGTGCAGAAAAACCCGAACCTGTCCGAGGCGCAAAGTGAACTTAGGCTCATCCAGACGAGGAAACAAAAGGAAGGCAAGGGATTTTTTAAAAAGATATTTGAATAA